The Clupea harengus chromosome 26, Ch_v2.0.2, whole genome shotgun sequence region TAAACAGCAGTGAGCAAAAAAAACGGGAGGGTTCAGAGGAAGGCACAAGACATTTGATTGGTTAGTGATTGAATGAGATTGGTTAGGAGTTGACTATGATTGGTTAGGAGTTGACTATGATTGGTCAGGGATTGAATGGGATTGGTTAGGAGTTGACTATGATTGGTCAGGGATTGAATGGGATTGGTTAGGAGTTGACTATGATTGTTTAGCGAGTGACTGCGAGTGGTTAGAAGTTTAATAAATTGGTCATAGGGTGACTGTGATTGGTTAGAAGTTGAATATGGTTGATTAGATGTTGGCTGGGATTGGCCAGTGATTGAATATGATTGTTTGGATGTTGAATGGGATTGGATTGAGGGTAAATGGGTTTGGAGAGTAATGGTAATGTAGTatgctatgctaatgctaatatgctatgctaatgctaatatactatgctaatgctaatatagTATGCTATCCTAATGCTTATATAGTATGTAAATGCTCATGTAGTATGCTATGCTAATACGGTATGCTATGCTAATGCAGTATgtgctatgctaatgctaatataaCTCCTGGTCCTGACCAGAGTTTCTCCAGTCTGCAGCGAGGGTCCTTGATGGCGGCGGCGAGGCCCAGGGCTCCTGCGTCACCGAGCTCATTGAAGTTCAGGGACAGCTTCCTGATCACAGAGGGGTGGGAGACCAGAGCAGCGCTTAGCGCAGAGAAGGCCTCTGCACCAATCACACAGTAGGACAGTCtgatcacgcacacacacatacacacacacacaagagcatgtATTACACAGTAGGACAGTCtgatcacgcacacacacacacacacacacacaagagcatgtATTACACATTAGGACAgtctgataacacacacacacaaacacacacacacacacacacagtaagagaaTGAACCCGATTGTGTTGAGTGAGTTCTCTAAGACAGAGCTGGAGAACAAACCTGCAGTGTTAGGCTACTTTGAAAGCATTGCTATGCAGTGTTAGGCTACTATGAAAGCATTGCTAAGCAGTGTTAGGCTACTATGAAAGCATTGCTAAGTATGTTACAAGCTGATCAAATTCACAATGTACAagtaatatataaaaatatatactaCAAAATGCCACTTAATTAGTTTAATGTAAAAGTGCCTACTTATTCACAGTGTGCATAGTGGGGTATTTCAAGAAAGAATTGGAACTGTGAGTCAGTAGTTAACTAGACAACAAATGGCAAAAAAGTAGTTTAACTACTGCAATCACTATGCAAATAGGAATGTAGTTGAACTACtagtttaattaaataaataaataaatcactacTCCCCGACACTGCTAACACGATCATTTTGAGATTGCAAAACAGGTTCTATAAGAGAACTAACTGGATTATGTTCTGATTGCATAGAGGGTTCTATAAGATAACTAACTGGATTATGTTCTGATTGCATAGAAGGTTCTATAAGAGAACTAACTTGAGATTGCAGAGAGGGTTCTATAAGAGAACTAACTGGATTATGTTCTGATTGCATAGAGGGTTCTATAAGAGAACTAACTTGAGATTGCAGAGAGGGTTCTATAAGAGAACTAACTTGATTATGTTCTGATTGCATAGAGGGTTCTATAAGATAACTAACTGGATTATGTTCTGATTGCATAGAGGGTTCTATAAGAGAACTAACTTGATTATGTTCTGATTGCATAGAGGGTTCTATAAGAGAACTAACTGGATTATGTTCTGATTGCAGAGAGGGTTCTATAAGAGAACTAACTTGATTATGTTCTGATTGCATAGAGGGTTCTATAAGAGAACTAACTGGATTATGTTCTGATTGCAGAGAGGGTTCTATAAGAGAACTAACTGAGGGTTCTATAAGAGAACTAACTGGATTATGTTCTGATTGCATAGAGGGTTCTATAAGAGAACTAACTGGATTATGTTGAGATTGCAGAGAGGGTTCTATTAGAGAACTAACTGAGGGTTCTATAAGAGAACTAACTGGATTATGTTGAGATTGCAGAGCGGGTTCTATAAGAGAACTAACTGAGGGTTCTATAAGAGAACTAACTTGATGATGTTGAGATTGCAGAGCGGGTTCTCCAGCAGCGCTGACATCTGCAGGACTCCGCCCCTCCCAGGCTGGTTTCCTGCGAGGTTTATCTCTCTGAGGTGGGAGGGGTTTGAGGTGAAAGCGGAGAACAGCGCCCCCACACCTTCCTCTCTGGCACTGCAGAAGACTAAGCTGTGGCGGGGCAGACACAACAGTCAGACAGTGCCAGTCTAACTCACTCTAGTGTCTCTATATAAACACAGGGCTAACTCACTCTACTCTCTATATAACCCACCCTTGTCTctctgtagcgaagggagagcgtggtcaccccacccggactcgaaccccgggtctacagggtgccaaagatgcgctctgaccgccacaccaaagagcccggctcaatggcatggcagccagagcacatATTCACctgtagggacgatcacatcgtcacactgccctcaccttcgggaagcgcacacagacatccctcacgcatacaccaatcatgcttctcccatccagagcaccccacacacaagtgcttcacccaaccatggggtccttcacacggtgcttcacccaaccatggggtccttcacacagggtcaacattcctgggggtccctcacacaatgtCGTCTTTTAGTGaaggcacaaagacagcagGGAGACCAGGCTGTGTAGTTGGTAAATTTATTTTACCTCCTCCATGTGCATAATCCACAATgaaaaatatgtaaacaaaattactgatataaatgaaaacaaaaagatatttaGAAATGGTATTTGTACAATCAATAGTACAAAGTTGTATACCAGTTCCCTATACTGAGGCAGTGCGCAAACATCAGCCTCACACTTCTGGAATCCTTACAGCGGCGCATTAACTAGCTCACCAACAAACTCTTATATAACGACGTTCTCACCACAGAAGCCCCGCTCTACTACTTTGCCAACCCTTTTAACATTTAGCTGAACTACCCATAATTGGCCCAAACTACCATAGGCTCAAACCACAGGGGTAAATTCAGGTGAAATACAATACCCATTAAACAGAGTTAAAATGCTACCAATAATCATTTGAACTCAATCAGTCCTTCACAATAATGATGATGGCAGGTATACATCACATTCACAATGGTAAACCTTATAACGTCAGTAATTGATTTCGCGAGGGAGAAACTATGTTCCTCGCGAACCTGCCCAAACCATAAATGCGTCCCAGGACGGGAGCGCACTTCCTAATACAGGAAACAAATGTAATGGCAACCAGAACTCATCCCAGCTCGTTTGGTGAACCAGTAACGTAGGTACACTGTTTTACATCATTTAGTATATATGCAATGACAACGGAATGACAGTGATTTGACGGGGCTATATTTAGACAATATCACGGAGATTTTAAACATcagtaacttgtgtgtgtagtgaaatgtttggcgtgGTGTCAGTGGTAGGTGTGCACCCTTATGCTTTCACACACGGCCGCAAAGATGAAAGGGATGTACATTAAGCATGGTAGAGATGTCCGTTGACGTTTAAAAGAATACTGAAAGTCTGTTATGTCCGCCATTAGGACACGGTGAGGACGCGCTTAAGAATCGCGGCATCACACTCTCTATCTGAATAAACAGCTAACCCACCCTTGTCTCTCTATCTGAATAAACAGCTAACCCACCCTAATCTGTATCTGAATAAACAGTTTACCCACCGTAATCTGTATCTGAATAAACAGTTTACCCACCCTAGTCTCTCCAGCTGACAGCGTGAATCCTTAAGGGCCTGAGCCAGGAGCTTCACTCCAGTGTCTCCAGGGTTGTTTGTGTTCAGGTCCAGCTCCCTCAGGTGTGCGGGGTTAGACGACAGGGCAGCTGCCAGGTCAGCACAGCCCTTCTCTCCGACGGAGCAACAGCGCAACCTGCAGACAAACATGTGTaaacgcgcgcgtgtgtgtgtgtgtgtgtgtgtgtgtgtgtgtgtgtctctgtgtgtgtgtgtgtgtgtgtgtgtgtttgtgtgtgttctgttcgtgtgtattctgtatgtctgtgtgtgtgtgagtgtgtgtgtgtgagtattctgtatgtgtgtgtgtgtgtgtgtgtatgtgtgtgtatgtgtgtgttctgtgtgtgtgtgtgtgtgcgctcccaCCCCAGTCTCCGTAGAGTGCAGCGTGGGTCCTTCAGGAAGCCGCTGAGAAGCTTGACGCCCGAATCTCCCAGATTGTTATGGTTCATGTTGAGGTCGCTGAGGTGACACGGGTTCACCTGGAGGGCAGAGACCAGCGCTGACACACCGCGCTGAGAGAGCCCACAGCCTTTCAaccttcacagagacacacacacacacacacacacacacacacacacacacacacgggttagCCTCGAGGGCAGAGCACAGCGCTGACACACCTCGCTGAGAGAGCCCACAGCCTTTCAACCttcatagagacacacacacacagacacacacacacacacacacacacacacacacacacgggttagCTTCGAGGGCAGAGCACAGCGATGCCACACCTCGCTGAGAGAGCCCACAGCCTTTCAaccttcacagagacacacacacacacacacacacacacacacacacacacacacacgggttagCCTGGAGGGCAGAGCACAGCGCTGACACACCTCGCTGAGAGAGCCCACAGCCTTTCAaccttcacagagacacacacacacacacacacacacacacacacacacagagacagagagagaaagggatagagagagagagcgagggagagagatagagagagagagcgagagagagaggaagagagagaggaagccaaacacagtttgacagagagaggaggccaaACACAGTTTGAGAGAGGGATCAGTCatagtatagagagagagagagagagagagagagagagaccccccTCTCACCTTAGTTTCTTGAGAGcacactgtgcagagagagagagagagagagagagagagagagagacccctctCTCACCTTAGTTTCTTGAGTGCACACTGTGGCTctctcagcaccatggacaaCAGCTCCAGCCCAGAGTCCTCCAGGTTGTTGTAGGCGAGGTCGAGCTCCCGGAGGAAAGAGGGGTTCAGACACAGCGCTCTGGCCAAGGACTCACAAGCAACCGTGCTGAACcgacacacacttaacctacaggtggagagagaacacacacacacacacacacacacttaacctacaggtggagagagaacaatcacacacacacacacacacacacacttaacctacaggtggagagaggacaatcacacacacacacacacacaaacacacacacataacctacaggtcaagagagagagaacaaataaacacacacacacacacacacataacctacaggtcgagagagagaacaatcacacacacacacacacacacctaacctacaggttgagagagagaacaatcacacacacacacacacacacacacctaacctacaggttgagagagagaacaatcacacacacacacacacacacacctaacctacaggttgagagagagaacaatcacacacacacacacacacacactcacacattccaaACTACACATTTCTCACCAAATGTGAGGATTGGCCAGGCCACTAACCCCAAAAGATGGGGATTGCACTCACCGCAGTATCTGGAGTTTGTATTGCGGCTCCTGTAGGGCTTTGGAGAGCTGCAAGAGGGTGGAGTCTGCACACAGATTCCTGCTCAGGTCCAGCTCCCTCAGGGAGGTGGGGCCTAAGGTGGGAGCCACTCCCCCTGCTCTGATGTCACAGTCTCGCAGTCTGAAAGAACAAACAAGAACCGCAAGTTTTCTGATTGGTTAAAATCATCTCTACCTTAGATTATTCAAGTGAGATTGGGGATGTATTCATCTCTACCTTAGATTATCCAAGTGAGATTGGGGATGTATTCATCTCTACCTGAGATTATTCAAGTGAGATTGGGGATGTGTCAGCATATTTCGGAGGAGTTTGGCTCCTTGGTCTCCCACTGAGTTGTTGCTCAGGTCCAGCTCTCTCAGGTGTGAAGGGTTGGATTGCAGGGCCGAGGCCAACGCAGTACAGCTCACATCACTGAGACCACAGTCCTCgagcctgtacacacacagacacacacacacacacagacacacacacacacacacacacacacacacacacaggcacacacacagacacacagacacagacacaaacagagacacagacacagacagagacacagacacagacacagacagagacacagacacagacacagacacagacacagacacagacacagacacagggttaACACACCAGACATTTAATGCCtgaatagggtgtgtgtgtgtgtgtgtgtgtgtgtgtgtgtctgtatgtgtgtgtgtctgtatgtgtgtgtgtctgtatgtgtgtgtttttgtgtgtgtctgtatgtgtgtgtgtctgtatgtgtgtgtgtctgtatgtctgtatgtttgtgtgtatgtgtgtgtgtgtgtgtgtgtgtgtgtgtgtgtctgtatgtgtgtgtgtatgtgtgtgtgtgtgtgtgtgtgtgtatgtctgtgtgtgtgcgtagtgtgtgcgtgtgtgtgtgtgtgtgtgtagtgtgtgcgtgtgattttcCGACCACCTCAAGCATTCAAGTCTGCATCGCTGATCACTGAGTGATGTCATCACGTGCCTGACCCCGGAGTCTCGCAGCTGATTGGAGCTCAAGTCAATCAGTCTTAGATGGGCGGGGTTAGAGCACAGGGCCAGGCCCACTGCAGCTCCGCCCTCCTCCCGAATCCCACAGTCCCTCAacctgcacatgcacacacacacacacacacacacacacacacacacacacacacacacacactcacacacacacatttacattatttatttgaatccaccaatcatattctttacagaaaggattcaaacatttcttagaggttgaatacagcttagtgactcatgggtacaagaaacatctcctacgccaaacagcaagactacctatagcagctgatacagagcagaactttgctagttgtttggattgtctcttactaagtcctgccagtcgtagcccactgaccgaaatcttatggacatgccccaggcttccaaatatcaatacactcacacacacacacacacacacacacacacacacacacacacacgcacacacacgcgcagacacacacagacacagacacagacacacagacacacacagacacacagacacacacagacacacacacgcgcagacacacacagacacagacacagacacacagacacacacagacacacacagacacagacacagacacacatcatgaATGAACCCACATCTCTGACACTCCGGCTCAACAACCTACAGCAGCGTACATCACGCGAAGAAAACAAGTAGCAATGTCTTTTCACACCGAAGGTTAAAAGGTCAATAGTCTCTCAATCCTGGTATGTCTAACAGACAGATCAATAAATGGACCAATAGACAGATAtgctgactgattgattgattgattgactgattgactaCTCACCATAGTTTTTCCAGCCTGCAGGGCGGGTCTTTCAGGAGTAAAGCAATCTGATTGGCTCCTGAGTCTCTGATGTAATTCCTGCTGAGGTCCAGCTCTCTCAGATGGGCGACCTTTGACCTCAGGGCGGAGACTAGAGGGCCACACCCCTCACCACTCATTCCAACATCGTCCAGCCTgtagagagaagtgtgtgagtgtgtgtgtgtgtgtgtgtgtgagtgtgtgtgtgtgtgtgtgtgtgagtgtgtgtgtgtgtgtgtgtgtgtgagtgtatgtgtgtgtgtgtgtgtgtgtgtgtgtgtgagtgtgtgtgtgagtgtgtgtgtttgtgtgtgtgtgtgtgtgtgtgagtgtgtgtgtgtgagtgtgtgtgtgtgtgtgtgtgtgtgtgtgagtgtgtgtgtttgtgtgtgtgtgtgtgtgtgtgagtgtgtgtgtgtgtgtgtgtgagtgtgtgtgtgtgtgtgtgtgtctgtctgtgtgtactctacctgagtgtgtgtgtgagtgtgtgtgtgtgtgtgtgtgtactctacctgtgtgtgtgtgtgtgtgtgtgtgtgtgtgtgtgtgtgtgtgtgtactctacctgagtgtgtgtgtgtgtgtgtactctacctaagtgtgtgtgtgtgtgtgtgtgtgtgtactctacctaagtgtgtgtgtgtgtgtgtgtgtgtgtgtgtgtgtgtgtactctacctgagtgtgtgtgtgtgtgtgtactctacctaagtgtgtgtgtgtgtgtgtgtgtgtgtactctacctaagtgtgtgtgtgtgtgtgtgtgtgtgtgtgtgtgtgtgtgtgtgtgtgtgtgtgtgtgtgtgtgtactctacctgtgtttgtgtgtgtgtgtgtgtgtgtgtgtgtgtgtgtactctacctcagtgtgtgtgtgtgtgtgtgtactctacctaagtgtgtgtgtgtgtgtgtgtgtgtgtgtgtattctacctaagtgtgtgtgtgtgtgtgtgtgtgtgtgtgtgtgtgtgtgtgtgtgtgtgtgtgtgtactctacctgtgtttgtgtgtgtgtgtgtgtgtgtgtgtgtgtactctacctcagtgtgtgtgtgtgtgtgtgtactctacctaagtgtgtgtgtgtgtgtgtgtattctacctgaGTGTGTGCAGGGGGCACTCTGCCCTCCGTAGAGCAGCGGAGAGGACCTTCACTCCTCCGTCCAGCAGGGGGTTATCACTCAGGTCCAACACGGTGAGGGGGGCGGGGCCTGCGGTCAGAGCAGAGGCCAGGAGTCTGCAGCTGGGCTCCATCAGGACACACTGATGCAGCCTAGGAGAGTACAGgaacgtgtgtgagtgtgtgtgtgtgtgtgtgtgtgtgtgtgtgtgagagactgagtgtgtgtgtgtgtgtgtgtgtgtgtgtgtgtgtgtgtgtgtgtgtgtgcgcacagctGGGCTCCGTCAGGTCACACTGATGCAGCCTAGGAGAgtacagaaatgtgtgtgtgagtgtgtgtgtgtgtgtgtgtgtgtgtgtgtgtgtgtgtgtgtgtgtgtgtgtgtgtgtgtgtgtgtgtgtgtgtgtgtgtgtgtgtgtgtgtgtgtgtgtgtgtgtgtgtgcgcacagctGGGCTCCGTCAGGTCACACTGATGCAGCCTAGGAGAgtacagaaatgtgtgtgtgactgtgtgtgtgtgtgtgtgtgtgtgtgtgtgtgtgtgtgtgtgtgtgtgtgtgtgtagcactcaCAGAGCTCGCTGTGTGTTCCTCACCACCGGCAGCAGTCTCCTCAGGCCCTGGGGGGAGGCCCAGTACCTCTTTAGCTCAAACTGCGTCTGCGTCTCCTCGGCCGTGAGGAGCAGGAAGCAGAGCGCCGACCACTGCGTCTGCGTGAGCTCCGCCGCCCtcagcgccccctgcaggagGCAGCGCGACACTTCCTGCACCAGCGACTCGTCCCGCAGCTCGCTCAGGCAGTGGAACAGGTTGATGCTCCGCtcggctgagtgtgtgtgtgtgtgtgtgtgtgagctccgcTCACGGATGGTCCTGTGGATGTACTGGACGATTTTGTCCACAGGCTCGTCGCACGGGTCCAGCTCGGGCAGCaacctccgcacacacacacacacacacacacacacacacacacagacacacagacacagacatacacacacgcacacacacacacagacacacacacacacacacacagacacacacaaacacacacacacacacacacacacacacacacacagacatacacacagacacacacacacacagaatataaataaaataacccaCATCTCTGACACCCCGGCTCAGCAATGTCTGTTGTGTTAaccctgtgtctgtgctgactgtggtgtgtgtgtgtgagtgtgtgtgtgtgtggtccacctCCGCAGCAGCCGCTGGTTGGGCTCCAGGGagagactcgtgtgtgtgtgtgtgtgagtgtgtgtgtgtgtgtgtgtgtgagtgtgtgtgtgtgtgtgtgagtgtgtgtgtgtgtgtgtgtgtgtgtgtgtgtgagtgtatgtgtgtgtttgtgtgtgtgtgtgtgagtgtgtgtgtgtgtgtgtgtgtgtgtgtgtgagtgtgtgtgtgagagtgtgtgtgtgtgtgagtgtgtgtgtgtgtgtgtgtgtgtgagtgtgtgtgtgtctgtgtgtgtgtgtgtgagtgtgtgtgtgtgtgtgagtgtgtgtgtgtgtgtgtgtgtgtgtgtgtgtgtgagtgtgtgtgtgtgtgtgtgcgtgagtgtgtgcgtgtgtgtgtgtgtgtgtgtgtgcgtgtgtgtgtgtgtgtgtgtgtgtgtgtgtgtgtgtgtgtgtgtgtgtgtgtgtgagtgtgtgtgtgagagtgtgtgtgtgtgtgagtgtgtgtgtgtgtgtgtgtgtgagtgtgtgtgtgtgtgtgtgtgtgtgtgtgtgtgtgtgtgtgtgtgtgtgagtgtgtgtgtgagagtgtgtgtgtgtgtgagtgtgtgtgtgtgtgtgagtgtgtgtgtgtgtgtgtgcgtgtgtgtgtgtgagagtgtgtgtgtgtgtgagtgtgtgtgtgtgtgtgtgtgtgtgagtgtgtgtgtgtgtgagtgtgtgtgtgtgtgtgtgtgagtgtgtgtgtgagagtgtgtgtgtgtgtgagtgtgtgtgtatgtgtgtgtgtgtgtgtgtgtgagtgtgtgtgtgtgtgtgtgtggtccacctCCGCAGCAGCCGCTGGTTGGGCTCCAGGGagagactcgtgtgtgtgtgtgtgtgagtgtgtgtgtgtgtgtgtgtgtgagtgtgtgtgtgtgtgtgtgtatgtatgtgtgtgtgtgtgtgtgtgtgtgtgtgtgtgtgtgtgtgtgagtgtgtgtgtgtgtgtgtgtgtgtgagtgtgtgtgtgagagtgtgtgtgtgtgtgagtgtgtgtgtgtgtgtgagtgtgtgtgtgtgtgagtgtgtgtgtgtgtgtgtgtgtgagtgtgtgtgtgtgtggtccacctCCGCAGCAGCCGCTGGTTGGGCTCCAGGGAGAGactcgtgtgagtgtgtgtgtgtgagtgtgtgtgtgtgtgtgtgtgtgtatgtgtgtgtgtgtgtgtgtgtgtgtgtgttatgtgtgtgtgtgtgtgtgtgtgtgtgtgtgtgtgtgtgtgtgaatctgtgtgtgtgtgagagtgtgtgtgtgtgtgtgtgagtgtgtgtgtgtgtgtgtgagtgtgtgtgtgtgtgtgtgagtgtgtgtgtgagagtgtgtgtgtgtgtgagtgtgtgtgtgtgtgagtgtatgtgtgtgtttgtgtgtgtgtgtgtgtgagtgtgtgtgtgtgtgtgtgtgtgtgtgtgagtgtgtgtgtgagtgtgtgtgtgtgtgtgagtgtgtgtgtgtgtgtgtgagtgtgtgtgtgagagtgtgtgtgtgtgtgagtgtgtgtgtgtgtgtgtgtgtgtgagtgtgtgtgtgtctgtgtgtgtgtgtgtgagtgtgtgtgtgtgtgtgagtgtgtgtgtgtgtgtgtgtgtgtgtgtgtgagtgtgtgtgtgtgtgtgtgcgtgagtgtgtgcgtgtgtgtgtgtgtgtgtgtgtgcgtgagtgtgtgtgtgtgtgtgtgtgtgtgtgtgtgtgtgtgtgtgtgtgtgtgtgagtgtgtgtgtgagagtgtgtgtgtgtgtgagtgtgtgtgtgtgtgtgtgtgtgagtgtgtgtgtgtgtgtgtg contains the following coding sequences:
- the LOC116219800 gene encoding ribonuclease inhibitor-like; protein product: MNHNNLGDSGVKLLSGFLKDPRCTLRRLGLRCCSVGEKGCADLAAALSSNPAHLRELDLNTNNPGDTGVKLLAQALKDSRCQLERLGLVFCSAREEGVGALFSAFTSNPSHLREINLAGNQPGRGGVLQMSALLENPLCNLNIIKLSYCVIGAEAFSALSAALVSHPSVIRKLSLNFNELGDAGALGLAAAIKDPRCRLEKLWMRNCWIGEAGFVALGVAFRSNPSHLRELNLSANDPGDAGVKALAQFLREPHCKLETLRLNECGIGEAGCVCLVAALRSNPLHLRELALLQANAGEVWLGELLTNPHYRLDTLKY